A single Acidaminococcus sp. DNA region contains:
- a CDS encoding GntR family transcriptional regulator, whose product MDRQSAKRPPAQEQIAEAIKARIKSGELAPGTELKQVELAEFYGVSRMPVREALNKLLTEGVVEKMNNRHIVVAGSLNKNQAGREKNKENAALPRVHLLPARERVAAYLRRAILRQEIKEGTVLTLEGTARQMGVSSMPVREALQMLASQGLVLLRPNKGAVVLGMTEKNIRDHYAVRALLESEAAALAARPGTDISGIEQVYAEMKQILAEKRFPEYKRYNESFHMAIWEAADNPKLEQLLAGMWNGLSLGYLVSEQEYAMVSSREHEGIMEAIREHNSEKARKLMKAHMVRSMNDLLTNYKGLKK is encoded by the coding sequence ATGGATAGACAAAGTGCAAAAAGGCCGCCTGCCCAGGAGCAGATCGCAGAAGCCATCAAGGCAAGAATCAAGAGTGGGGAATTAGCACCGGGAACCGAACTGAAACAGGTAGAGCTGGCAGAGTTTTACGGTGTCTCCCGGATGCCGGTCCGCGAGGCTTTGAATAAGCTCTTAACGGAAGGCGTCGTGGAAAAAATGAATAACCGCCATATTGTGGTGGCCGGGTCATTGAATAAAAATCAGGCAGGCAGGGAAAAAAATAAGGAAAATGCTGCTTTGCCAAGGGTTCATCTTCTCCCTGCCCGGGAGCGCGTGGCCGCCTATTTGCGGCGTGCAATCCTGCGCCAGGAAATCAAGGAGGGTACCGTCCTGACCCTTGAAGGAACAGCCCGGCAAATGGGCGTTTCTTCCATGCCGGTCAGAGAGGCCCTGCAGATGCTGGCAAGCCAGGGACTTGTTCTCCTGCGCCCCAATAAGGGCGCTGTCGTACTTGGTATGACGGAAAAAAATATTCGCGACCACTATGCGGTGCGTGCGCTTCTTGAATCGGAAGCAGCAGCACTTGCTGCCCGTCCGGGAACGGATATATCCGGAATCGAACAGGTCTATGCGGAGATGAAACAGATTCTCGCTGAAAAAAGATTCCCCGAATACAAGCGGTACAATGAAAGTTTTCACATGGCAATCTGGGAGGCTGCCGATAATCCCAAACTGGAGCAGCTCCTTGCCGGCATGTGGAATGGCCTGTCCCTGGGGTATCTGGTGTCGGAACAAGAATACGCCATGGTGTCCAGCCGGGAACATGAGGGAATCATGGAAGCCATTCGTGAGCATAATTCTGAAAAGGCAAGAAAACTCATGAAAGCGCATATGGTGCGGAGCATGAATGACTTGCTTACCAACTATAAGGGATTAAAAAAATAA
- a CDS encoding SLC13 family permease produces the protein MTPISITLAILLFVIVMFVWEKIPLAVTSMIALILLIMTGVLTPKEAFAGFVDNNLILFVAMFIIGGCFFETGMANKVGGIVTKFAHTERELIAAVMLVTGLMSGFLSNTGTAAVLIPVVIGTAAKSGFSRSRLLLPLIFAAALGGNLSIIGAPGNLLGKAALQGIGSDVSFFEYGMVGLPLLIAGIIFFVTVGYRFLPSGARNGGESIYDKEKDFSDVPAWKQKASLIVMVLTILAMIFEKQIGVKFYISGCIGAIILVAAGVISEKDAYASIDLQTLFVYGGTLAVAKALAKTGAGKMIASTVIGAMGSSASPMLLLAVVLGLSCIMTNFMSNFATAALLIPISLNISEGMGADPKAVIVATIIGASLAFATPIGMPANMMVFAPGGYNFNDYVKAGLPLIIVCYVVSMILLPLIFPFYP, from the coding sequence ATGACACCGATATCCATTACACTTGCTATCTTACTTTTCGTCATTGTCATGTTCGTCTGGGAAAAGATTCCTCTGGCAGTGACCTCCATGATTGCCTTGATCCTTTTGATCATGACCGGGGTACTTACTCCGAAAGAAGCTTTCGCCGGTTTCGTAGACAACAACTTGATTTTGTTTGTTGCCATGTTTATCATCGGCGGCTGCTTCTTTGAAACAGGCATGGCCAATAAGGTCGGCGGCATCGTTACCAAGTTTGCACATACGGAACGCGAACTGATTGCCGCAGTCATGCTGGTTACGGGTCTGATGAGCGGATTCCTGTCCAACACCGGTACGGCAGCCGTTCTGATTCCGGTTGTCATCGGTACCGCCGCAAAATCCGGATTTTCCCGTTCCCGTTTGCTGCTGCCGCTAATTTTCGCAGCGGCTCTGGGCGGTAACCTTTCCATTATCGGTGCTCCTGGTAATCTGCTCGGTAAAGCGGCTCTGCAGGGTATCGGCTCCGACGTCAGCTTCTTTGAATACGGTATGGTCGGTCTTCCGCTTCTGATTGCCGGCATCATCTTCTTTGTTACCGTCGGTTATCGTTTCCTGCCGAGCGGTGCCCGCAACGGCGGCGAATCGATTTACGACAAGGAAAAGGATTTTTCGGACGTGCCTGCCTGGAAACAGAAGGCTTCCCTCATTGTCATGGTACTGACCATTCTGGCCATGATTTTTGAAAAACAGATTGGCGTTAAGTTCTACATTTCCGGCTGCATTGGTGCTATTATTTTGGTAGCAGCTGGTGTTATCAGTGAAAAAGATGCATATGCTTCCATCGACTTGCAGACGCTCTTCGTATACGGCGGTACCCTTGCTGTAGCAAAGGCACTGGCCAAGACGGGTGCAGGCAAGATGATTGCTTCTACCGTAATCGGAGCTATGGGCAGCAGTGCTTCCCCGATGCTTCTCCTGGCTGTGGTGCTTGGATTGTCCTGCATCATGACGAACTTTATGAGTAACTTTGCTACGGCAGCACTGCTCATCCCAATCAGTCTCAACATTTCCGAAGGTATGGGTGCCGATCCGAAGGCTGTGATTGTAGCTACCATCATTGGTGCTTCCCTGGCCTTTGCAACCCCGATTGGTATGCCGGCCAACATGATGGTCTTTGCTCCCGGCGGATACAACTTCAATGATTATGTCAAAGCAGGATTACCACTGATTATTGTATGCTATGTCGTTAGTATGATTTTACTGCCGCTGATTTTCCCGTTCTATCCCTGA
- the grpE gene encoding nucleotide exchange factor GrpE, which yields MVEEEVKNAAETATPQADAEDLKKEPAAEPESGAAQEKAATQDTETKQQEAETKEETKEEADPRDAEIASQKQQIEELTNRLMRLQADFDNFRRRNNEERERLGRFVTANVAREFLKVLDNFERAEASMEKNPDGKTVAEGMGKIHKQFEKALKTLNIEEIPAQGQQFDPQFHEAVMQGNNPDLPDESIDLVLEKGYKIGDDIIRHSKVRVVRN from the coding sequence ATGGTGGAAGAAGAAGTAAAAAATGCAGCTGAAACGGCTACTCCCCAGGCAGATGCGGAAGACCTGAAAAAGGAACCTGCCGCGGAACCGGAATCCGGCGCAGCTCAGGAAAAAGCAGCCACGCAGGATACAGAGACGAAGCAGCAGGAAGCAGAAACCAAGGAAGAAACCAAGGAAGAAGCGGATCCGCGCGATGCCGAAATTGCTTCCCAGAAGCAGCAAATCGAAGAACTGACGAATCGTCTTATGAGACTTCAGGCCGATTTCGACAACTTTCGGAGACGCAATAATGAAGAACGTGAAAGGCTCGGCCGTTTTGTCACGGCGAATGTAGCCCGTGAATTCCTGAAAGTGCTGGACAACTTTGAAAGAGCAGAAGCCAGCATGGAAAAGAATCCGGACGGAAAAACCGTTGCCGAAGGCATGGGCAAGATTCACAAGCAGTTTGAAAAAGCGCTGAAGACACTGAATATCGAAGAAATCCCCGCACAGGGACAGCAATTCGATCCTCAGTTCCATGAAGCGGTGATGCAGGGCAACAATCCGGATCTGCCGGATGAAAGCATTGACCTTGTCCTTGAAAAAGGCTACAAGATCGGGGATGACATTATTCGTCATTCCAAGGTGCGCGTTGTCCGTAACTAA
- the ttdA gene encoding L(+)-tartrate dehydratase subunit alpha, which yields MSHEEQVKKMTDIMSRFIGYTAKVLPDDVEAKLKELASKETVPIAKLLYETYAKNMKLAKELNRPSCQDTGVLQFFIKCGTKFPLIDDLAGLLREAVIDTTIKTPLRHNSVETFDEYNTGKNVGKGTPSIFWDIVPHSDACEIYTYQAGGGCTLPGHAMVLMPGEGYEGVTKFVLERMVNYGPNACPPFLVGVGVATSVETAALNSKLALMRPIGSHNENARAAEMERLLEEGINKMGLGPQGMTGSASVLGVNIVNTARHPSAIGVAVNIGCWNHRRGHIIFDKDLNYTVTTHKGAEF from the coding sequence ATGTCCCATGAAGAACAAGTAAAGAAAATGACCGATATTATGTCCCGCTTTATCGGGTACACGGCAAAAGTACTGCCGGATGATGTGGAAGCTAAACTGAAGGAACTGGCTTCCAAGGAAACTGTTCCCATTGCCAAACTGCTTTATGAAACGTATGCCAAGAATATGAAACTGGCAAAAGAACTGAACAGACCGTCCTGCCAGGATACGGGCGTGCTGCAGTTCTTCATCAAATGCGGCACCAAGTTCCCGCTGATTGATGATCTGGCCGGGCTGCTGCGTGAAGCTGTCATCGATACGACCATTAAGACTCCGCTGCGTCACAACAGTGTTGAAACCTTCGATGAATACAATACCGGCAAGAACGTCGGCAAAGGCACCCCGAGCATTTTCTGGGATATCGTTCCGCACTCTGATGCCTGCGAAATCTATACCTACCAGGCTGGCGGCGGCTGCACCCTTCCGGGTCATGCTATGGTCCTGATGCCCGGTGAAGGCTATGAAGGCGTTACTAAGTTCGTTCTGGAAAGAATGGTCAACTATGGACCGAATGCCTGCCCTCCGTTCCTCGTGGGCGTCGGCGTGGCTACTTCCGTAGAAACGGCTGCCCTGAACTCCAAACTGGCTCTGATGCGTCCTATCGGCTCTCATAACGAGAATGCCCGTGCTGCTGAAATGGAAAGACTGCTGGAAGAGGGCATCAACAAGATGGGTCTTGGGCCTCAAGGTATGACCGGTTCTGCTTCCGTTCTCGGAGTCAATATCGTAAATACGGCACGCCATCCGTCCGCTATCGGCGTAGCTGTGAATATCGGCTGCTGGAACCATCGCCGCGGCCACATCATTTTCGATAAGGACCTCAACTACACTGTGACTACGCATAAAGGAGCTGAATTCTAA
- the hrcA gene encoding heat-inducible transcriptional repressor HrcA has protein sequence MITVLTDRQKKILQLIIDDYIETAEPVGSRTIARKYNLGISPATIRNEMSDLELLGYLEQPHTSAGRVPSAAAYRLYVDSLAGPLMLSPNDVALINSLYRERVHTIDDIFQSTAKILSRMSKNVSVVLANKDSDCVFSYMRFLPLNEHQAILCIVTEEGNVDHGVIQIPAGMTSLELEQLAERVTNKLNGKKLSEIDSSLLTDLRNSVARDDRLYSSIIKGIKKVQDSQSENKMFLGGTKQILNQPEFKEPERMKELLGVLEEEQILKDMLMAGKNSGLKVTIGSENKFSGIKDCSMIQATYRLNGQVVGTLAVLGPTRMEYRKVISVMEYLHHYLKVVMKKIDEK, from the coding sequence ATGATTACAGTGCTGACTGACCGACAAAAGAAAATTCTTCAGTTAATCATTGACGATTATATTGAAACGGCCGAGCCTGTAGGGTCTCGAACCATTGCCAGAAAGTATAATCTGGGAATCAGCCCCGCGACCATTCGTAACGAGATGTCTGACCTGGAGCTGTTAGGCTACCTGGAACAGCCTCACACTTCAGCCGGACGTGTTCCTTCGGCCGCGGCTTACCGGCTGTATGTGGATTCCCTTGCGGGTCCGCTTATGCTGTCACCGAATGATGTGGCACTGATTAACAGCTTGTATCGGGAACGAGTCCACACGATTGATGATATTTTTCAATCGACGGCCAAAATCCTGTCCCGCATGAGTAAGAACGTATCCGTCGTGCTTGCCAATAAGGACAGCGACTGCGTGTTCTCTTACATGCGGTTTCTTCCGCTGAACGAACATCAGGCAATCCTGTGTATTGTGACGGAAGAGGGTAATGTGGATCATGGTGTGATTCAGATTCCTGCGGGGATGACCTCGCTGGAACTGGAACAACTGGCTGAACGGGTCACGAACAAACTGAACGGTAAAAAGCTGAGTGAAATTGATTCCTCGCTGCTTACCGACCTCAGAAACAGCGTGGCCAGGGATGACCGGCTTTACTCCTCCATCATCAAAGGAATCAAGAAAGTTCAGGATTCACAGAGTGAGAACAAGATGTTCCTTGGCGGAACAAAACAGATTCTCAATCAGCCTGAGTTCAAGGAACCGGAAAGGATGAAGGAGCTGCTGGGCGTTCTCGAAGAAGAACAAATCCTGAAGGATATGCTGATGGCAGGCAAGAATTCGGGCCTCAAGGTAACGATTGGCAGCGAGAACAAGTTTTCCGGCATCAAGGACTGCAGTATGATCCAGGCGACATATCGTCTGAATGGACAAGTTGTCGGAACGCTGGCGGTACTCGGCCCGACACGGATGGAATACCGTAAGGTTATATCTGTGATGGAGTATTTACATCATTATTTAAAAGTTGTAATGAAAAAAATAGACGAAAAGTAG
- the hemW gene encoding radical SAM family heme chaperone HemW gives MHPWQVYQGTYIHIPFCRHKCSYCDFTAYQGQGEKARKQYVKTLIREIESFEPDLPVQKGATIYFGGGTPSLLSLEEVAAVIDALKQRGFWNHPREVTFEANPGSVDESYLKGLRSLGIDRLSLGVESLVDGELQLMGRTHTAEEAKKVILESQNAGFKRLTCDLIYGFPTQTLQSVAASLSELVALHPTHISIYGLSVEEGTLLSHRLQKGEWILPSEDVSGAMYDYIMKYLPEAGYERYEISNFAMPGEESRHNQIYWRYEPYMAFGAGATRFNGSRRETNPVSLVAYEKREPPLVEQLSPETIREEMIFMNLRMARGLSLDTYEARFGRRFEKDYETVLKDLIRKGWGTLENHYFHLTSLGMQYGNLAFEAFITTEDSVR, from the coding sequence ATGCATCCATGGCAAGTCTACCAGGGAACATACATCCACATCCCATTCTGCCGGCACAAGTGCAGTTATTGTGATTTTACGGCATATCAGGGGCAGGGGGAGAAGGCACGGAAGCAATATGTGAAGACCCTTATTCGGGAAATCGAGTCCTTCGAGCCCGATCTGCCTGTGCAAAAAGGTGCTACGATTTATTTTGGCGGTGGCACGCCAAGTCTCCTTTCTCTTGAGGAAGTGGCCGCTGTTATTGATGCCTTGAAGCAGCGCGGCTTTTGGAATCATCCACGGGAAGTAACTTTCGAGGCCAATCCCGGTTCTGTCGATGAGTCATATTTGAAAGGACTTCGCAGCCTTGGCATTGACCGCTTAAGTCTCGGCGTTGAATCCCTTGTAGACGGCGAACTTCAGCTCATGGGGCGTACCCATACAGCAGAAGAAGCTAAAAAGGTCATTCTCGAAAGTCAGAATGCCGGATTTAAACGCCTTACGTGCGACCTTATCTATGGCTTTCCGACGCAGACGTTGCAAAGTGTGGCCGCATCTCTGTCTGAACTCGTGGCGCTGCATCCGACGCATATCTCTATTTATGGACTGTCTGTCGAGGAGGGGACACTTCTTTCCCATCGTCTTCAAAAAGGGGAGTGGATTCTTCCATCAGAGGACGTGAGCGGTGCCATGTACGACTATATTATGAAGTATCTCCCTGAAGCAGGCTATGAGCGGTATGAAATCTCTAATTTTGCCATGCCGGGCGAGGAGTCAAGGCATAATCAAATTTACTGGCGCTACGAACCTTATATGGCTTTCGGGGCAGGCGCCACACGCTTCAACGGATCAAGACGCGAGACCAATCCTGTTTCTCTTGTGGCTTACGAAAAGAGAGAGCCGCCGCTCGTGGAACAACTTTCACCGGAGACCATCCGCGAAGAGATGATTTTTATGAATCTCCGGATGGCGAGAGGTCTTTCTCTTGATACTTACGAAGCTCGTTTTGGGAGACGCTTTGAAAAGGATTACGAGACAGTTCTGAAGGATTTGATCCGGAAAGGCTGGGGAACCCTGGAGAACCACTATTTCCATCTGACGTCCCTAGGCATGCAGTACGGAAACCTTGCCTTTGAGGCCTTTATTACGACGGAAGATTCCGTAAGGTGA
- the ttdB gene encoding L(+)-tartrate dehydratase subunit beta → MANVVLHTPIKSEDIENLKIGDIVYLTGHITTCRDVAHRRLIEEKRELPVDLKGGAIFHAGPIVRPIPGEKDKFEMVSIGPTTSMRMEKFEKEFIEQTGVKLIVGKGGMGEGTREGCMKNKCIFCVFPAGCAVVSAVNFKKIIDRKWEDLGMPETLWTSEVENLGPLIVAIDTKGNNLFEENKKIYRKRAEEAYEEISKHVKFIK, encoded by the coding sequence ATGGCAAACGTTGTACTGCATACGCCGATTAAAAGTGAAGATATTGAAAACCTGAAGATTGGTGACATTGTGTACCTGACCGGTCATATCACGACCTGCCGCGACGTGGCACACCGCCGCCTGATCGAAGAAAAACGCGAACTGCCGGTTGACCTCAAAGGCGGCGCCATTTTCCACGCAGGCCCGATTGTGCGCCCGATTCCCGGTGAAAAAGATAAGTTCGAAATGGTTTCCATTGGGCCGACCACGTCCATGAGAATGGAAAAATTCGAAAAAGAATTCATCGAACAGACTGGTGTTAAACTGATTGTCGGTAAAGGCGGTATGGGTGAAGGCACGCGTGAAGGCTGCATGAAGAATAAATGCATTTTCTGCGTATTCCCTGCAGGATGCGCTGTAGTCAGTGCCGTAAACTTCAAGAAAATCATTGACCGCAAGTGGGAAGACCTGGGCATGCCGGAAACCCTGTGGACCAGTGAAGTTGAAAACCTTGGTCCGCTGATTGTAGCTATCGACACGAAAGGCAACAACCTCTTTGAAGAAAATAAGAAGATTTACCGCAAGAGAGCTGAAGAAGCTTACGAAGAAATCAGCAAGCACGTAAAGTTCATTAAATAA